The DNA segment GAAGGTTCCGGTGAGGGCGCTGGGCGAGGCACACGTGCTGGACCCCGAGGAGGCCCGCGCCTGGCGCACCCACAAGGCCGACACACGGGCCTTCCTGCTGCTGCGCGCCTACATCCCCACGGCCCTGCGGGTCGAGGTCACCGACCCCGAGGACCCGACCCCGTACCTCTACCTGTCGACCCGTGAGCCGGAGCGGCTGGCGGAGGCGATCAAGGCTGCGAAGGTCTCGGCCTAGCACACCAGAACGGGCCGTCACCGGCCCTGGTCAAGGCTTGCTCCGGCCGTCGAGAAAGTTTGGCCGCGGCATTCCGAACGGCCTCTCGCGGGCGTCCCGCCTGCCGGTTCTCAGCCGTCTCCGAGTTCCTTGCCCCGGGCTTCACGCACGATGTCGTCCACCTCGAGCGGGTGTGCCGGGCGCTCCAGGGCCGGCAGTTCCGGCAGCTCGTCCCACGGGACCTGGACCGTGCGAAGGTCGGCCCGGATGCGGGCCGCGAGTCTCTTGGTGTCCCGGCGGTTCATGACCGCGCCGACAGCGGCGCCCACCATGAAGGGCATCAGGTTCGGCAGGTTCCGGACCATGCGCTTCATGATCTGCTGACGCAGCTCGCGCTTCATCTGCCCGCCGAGGGCGGCGTTGACCGTCGCGGGCTTCATCGGGTCGATGCCGCGCTCCTCGGACCACGAGGACAGATACGCGGCGCTGCGGTCCTTGAGATTGCCGGGCGGGCGTACGCCGTACACCTCGTGCAGCTCGGCGATCATCTTCAGCTCGATGGCGGCCACTCCGGTGATTTCCGCCGCCAGTTCCGTCGGCATCGCGGGCGGCACCGGCAGCATCGCCGCCGCACCCACTCCCGCGCCGACCGTGGAGCTCGCGTTCGCGGCGCCCGCCACGAGTTTGTCCGCGAGTTGCTCGGGCCCGAGGCCCGGGAAGTGCCGACGCAGGGTCGCGAGGTCCCGTACGGGGATACGCGGGGCGTTCTCGATGATCCGGTCGGCGAGGTACGCCAGGCCCGCCCTGGCGCGGCTGCCGCCCTTACGGACCCCTTCCCTGGCCCTTTCCCGGATCACCGCGACCCGCCGCTTCGCGACGGACGCGGGAACCTCCACCGATGCCGGGAGGTCAGCCCCGGACATCGGTTCGAGCGAGGCTCCCTTGTCGGATGAGCCCCGCTCGCCTTCACGCGCGCCGTACGAGCCGTCGGACGGCTCCTGGTCCGCTCCCCGCGCGGGGAAGCGGCGCTTCCAAGGAGGGGTCGAGCCAGTCATGCCCGACCCGACCTCAGTCGCAGTCGCGGCAGATCGGCTGGCCGTTCTTCTCCCGGGCCAGCTGGCTGCGGTGGTGCACCAGGAAGCAGCTCATGCAGGTGAACTCGTCCTGCTGCTTGGGCAGCACCCGGACGGCCAGCTCCTCATTCGAGAGGTCCGCGCCGGGCAGCTCCAGGCCTTCGGCAGCCTCGAACTCGTCGACGTCCACTGCGGACGTCGACTTGTCGTTCCGCCTGGCCTTCAGCTCTTCAAGGCTGTCCGAGTCGACGTCGTCGTCGGTCTTGCGTGGGGTGTCGTAATCCGTTGCCATGTCGCTCTCCCCCTCTGGGTGTCTGCGGTGTCTCCAGCGCACGTAACGCGTGAGAGGCCGGACTTGTGCCCGACCCGAGGCGGAGATTTTGCCTCACATCAAGGTCTGTTACTCAATCGACACCCAACCGAACTCCTCAAGAGTGATCGGCTTGGATGGCGAACGGGACCGTACACGGTCCCAATGCCGCAGTTCAAAGGCGTCTCACCGTGTACTTCCCGTGATCAAGACCCCTGAAAACCCGGATTTTCCCGGCTTTCCGACAGGGTGCATGATCACGGAGAGTAGATGGCCGGAAAACCGCCCTTGTGATCGATCACACACGGGACAGCCGACCGGGTGCCCAGAAAATTCCGCGCAAAGCGAACATCCCCGAATACCCGCCGGGTGTCGGCGCACATGGTCTCAGACCGGAAGGGTCACTCGCATCACGAGACCTCCGCCCTCGCGTGGCTCCGCCGAGATGTGCCCGCCGTGCGCCCGCGCAACGGACCGCACGATGGACAGTCCCAGGCCTACACCCTTGTCGCTGCCCGTGCGCTCCGTACGCAGCCGCCGGAACGGCTCGAAGAGGTTGTCGATCTCGTACGCCGGCACCACCGGCCCGGTGTTCGAGACGACCAGGACGGCCTGCCCGTGCTGGATCTCGGTGGTGACCTCGACCCAGCCGCCCTCCGGGATGTTGTACCGGACGGCGTTCTGCACGAGGTTCAGCGCGATCCGCTCCAGCAGCACGCCGTTGCCCTGGACGACCGCCGGCTTCTGCTCGCCGCGGATCATCACGCCCTTGGCCTGCGCCTCCGCGTGCACCTGGTCGACGGCCTGCTCGGCCACCTCCGCGAGGTCCACCGGTTTGCGCTCGACGATCTGGTTGTCGCTGCGGGCGAGCAGCAGCAGGCCCTCGACGAGCTGCTCGCTGCGCTCGTTGGTGGCCAGCAGCGTCTTGCCGAGCTGCTGGAGTTCCATCGGTGCGCCCGGGTCAGACAGGTGCACTTCGAGGAGCGTGCGGTTGATCGCGAGCGGGGTGCGCAGCTCGTGCGAGGCGTTGCCGACGAAGCGCTGCTGGGCGGTGAAGGCCCGCTGCAACCGCTCCAGCATCTCGTCGAAGGTGTCGGCCAGCTCCTTCAGCTCGTCGTCCGGGCCGTCCAGTTCGATACGGCGGGACAGGTCCGAGCCCGCCACCGCGCGCGCGGTCCGGGTGATCCGGCCCAGCGGCGACAGGACACGGCCGGCCATGGCGTAGCCGAAGGCGAAGGCGATGATCGCGAGGCCGAGGAGGGCCAGCAGGGAGCGGCTCAACAGATCGTCCAGGGCGTGCCGACGCTGGTCGGCGTCGCACTGCTTCAGGATCTCGTTGAGCTCGCCGTTGGTCTTGGCGGAGTCCAGCTGGGGACAGGTCGAACTGGTGATGTCTATGTTCGTCCCGGTCACCTGGAACGACTGACCGCTGCCTTCGTGGAGGGCCTGGGCCGCCAGCAGATAGATGATCGACAGCAGCAGGATTCCGGCGATCAGGAACATGCCGCCGTACAGCAGCGTGAGCCTTATGCGGATCGTGGGGCGAAGCCAGGGGAAGACTTGCTCGGGCCTTCTCGGATCCCAGGTGGGTTTCGGCGGCGCCTGCGGAGGCGCGGGTGTCGTGGCCATCGGGAATCAGATCCGGTAGCCGGAACCGGGGACGGTGACGATCACGGGCGGCTCCCCCAGTTTGCGGCGCAGCGTCATGACGGTCACCCGGACCACGTTGGTGAACGGGTCGGTGTTCTCGTCCCATGCCTTCTCCAGCAGCTGCTCGGCCGAGACGACCGCGCCCTCGCTGCGCATCAGCACCTCCAGGACGGCGAACTCCTTCGG comes from the Streptomyces sp. NBC_00443 genome and includes:
- a CDS encoding sensor histidine kinase, translating into MATTPAPPQAPPKPTWDPRRPEQVFPWLRPTIRIRLTLLYGGMFLIAGILLLSIIYLLAAQALHEGSGQSFQVTGTNIDITSSTCPQLDSAKTNGELNEILKQCDADQRRHALDDLLSRSLLALLGLAIIAFAFGYAMAGRVLSPLGRITRTARAVAGSDLSRRIELDGPDDELKELADTFDEMLERLQRAFTAQQRFVGNASHELRTPLAINRTLLEVHLSDPGAPMELQQLGKTLLATNERSEQLVEGLLLLARSDNQIVERKPVDLAEVAEQAVDQVHAEAQAKGVMIRGEQKPAVVQGNGVLLERIALNLVQNAVRYNIPEGGWVEVTTEIQHGQAVLVVSNTGPVVPAYEIDNLFEPFRRLRTERTGSDKGVGLGLSIVRSVARAHGGHISAEPREGGGLVMRVTLPV
- a CDS encoding DUF3093 domain-containing protein; protein product: MQLSAAPYEERLTAPRSWWLVSCLVGLSLALILLPFGTLPMLVGLAGGTAAAAVMASSYGSVRIRVVGDALIAGEAKVPVRALGEAHVLDPEEARAWRTHKADTRAFLLLRAYIPTALRVEVTDPEDPTPYLYLSTREPERLAEAIKAAKVSA
- a CDS encoding DUF4193 domain-containing protein, which codes for MATDYDTPRKTDDDVDSDSLEELKARRNDKSTSAVDVDEFEAAEGLELPGADLSNEELAVRVLPKQQDEFTCMSCFLVHHRSQLAREKNGQPICRDCD